Proteins encoded together in one Coffea arabica cultivar ET-39 chromosome 2c, Coffea Arabica ET-39 HiFi, whole genome shotgun sequence window:
- the LOC113723887 gene encoding putative F-box/kelch-repeat protein At1g27420, with the protein MNSISDAPGPPGMMHFPHLPPHWLLSYTLAGYKCTDVEVLSSVFCYNIHTEEWPNCAPLSVPRYDFAGTVCDNKIYVAGGHSALAGARGTAAAEVYDPLTDKWAPLPNTNRLRCKSVGVTWRGKVHVVGGFVQSYYIDGCSAEVYNVQSGKWDLVSGHLFGSGDCLSAWKGHIEFDDGKLTTWNVVEGSQLKRFPSPVSTYLKYGGEEDFQPIQGLYLTMAPTGSHLYFLAGYKVPGESSRTISMVHSVDTSATTATADHAWRSFEPIEEEGVRELCSHCPAVQLS; encoded by the exons ATGAATTCAATTTCTGATGCCCCGGGCCCCCCTGGTATGATGCATTTTCCTCATCTTCCTCCACATTGGCTTCTGTCCTACACATTGGCAGGATATAAATGCACTG ATGTGGAAGTACTTTCAAGTGTATTCTGCTACAATATCCACACTGAGGAATGGCCTAATTGTGCACCCCTTAGCGTACCTAGATATGATTTTGCGGGCACTGTCTGTGACAACAAGATCTATGTTGCTGGAGGGCACTCCGCGCTGGCTGGTGCCAGGGGCACTGCTGCCGCTGAAGTGTATGATCCCCTGACAGATAAATGGGCTCCCCTGCCTAACACGAACAGATTAAGGTGCAAATCTGTAGGTGTGACGTGGCGAGGGAAAGTCCACGTGGTCGGTGGATTCGTCCAATCGTATTACATAGATGGGTGCTCGGCTGAGGTGTACAATGTACAGAGTGGCAAGTGGGACCTTGTTTCTGGCCATCTGTTTGGCTCTGGGGATTGCCTGAGTGCATGGAAAGGTCATATTGAGTTCGACGACGGAAAACTCACTACATGGAACGTGGTTGAAGGGTCACAACTAAAAAGATTTCCATCTCCAGTTTCCACATATCTGAAATATGGTGGTGAAGAAGACTTCCAACCCATTCAAGGGCTGTACCTAACTATGGCACCAACTGGAAGTCATCTGTATTTCTTGGCTGGTTATAAGGTGCCAGGGGAATCATCAAGAACAATTTCAATGGTCCATTCAGTTGACACATCTGCAACAACAGCAACAGCAGATCATGCATGGAGGAGCTTTGAGCCAATTGAAGAAGAGGGAGTGAGGGAGCTTTGCAGCCATTGTCCAGCAGTCCAACTATCATAG
- the LOC113725951 gene encoding protein GID8 homolog isoform X4: MSLLWFVLGQLAEIESMGSSKKIITKEEWEKKLNDVKIRKEDMNKLVMNFLVTEGYVDAAEKFRKESGTEPDIDLATITDRMAVKKAVQCGNVEDAIEKVNDLNPEILDTNPQLFFHLQQQRLIELIRNGKVAEALEFAQEELAPRGEENQSFLEELERTVSLLAFEDVNNCPVAELLDISQRLKTASEVNAAILTSQSHEKDPKLPSLLKMLIWAQNQLDEKAAYPRINDISTATLEDPGV, from the exons ATGTCATTGCTCTGGTTTGTACTTGGCCAACTCGCTGAGATTGAATCCATG GGTAGTTCGAAGAAAATTATAACAAAAGAAGAGTGGGAGAAAAAGCTCAATGATGTAAAGATTAGGAAAGAAGACATGAATAAATTGGTAATGAACTTCCTGGTGACTGAGGGTTATGTTGATGCAGCTGAGAAATTCCGAAAGGAATCTGGGACAGAAC CTGACATTGATTTGGCAACTATAACTGATCGGATGGCAGTTAAGAAGGCAGTGCAGTGTGGTAATGTGGAGGATGCAATTGAAAAGGTTAATGATTTGAACCCTGAG ATATTGGATACAAATCCCCAGCTCTTTTTTCATCTTCAACAACAAAGGTTGATAGAATTGATCAGAAATGGAAAAGTCGCTGAAGCTTTAGAATTTGCTCAGGAGGAACTTGCTCCAAGAGGAGAGGAAAAT caaagctttttggaagagttgGAGAGGACTGTTTCCCTATTAGCTTTTGAAGATGTGAATAACTGCCCTGTTGCTGAGCTTCTGGATATATCCCAGCGCCTTAAGACCGCAAGTGAAGTGAATGCAGCAATCCTTACCAGCCAAAGCCATGAAAAAG ATCCCAAGCTCCCAAGTTTGTTAAAGATGCTGATCTGGGCACAAAACCAACTTGATGAGAAGGCTGCTTATCCTCGCATAAATGATATATCTACTGCCACCCTTGAAGATCCCGGTGTTTGA
- the LOC113725951 gene encoding protein GID8 homolog isoform X2, which yields MSLLWFVLGQLAEIESMGSSKKIITKEEWEKKLNDVKIRKEDMNKLVMNFLVTEGYVDAAEKFRKESGTEPDIDLATITDRMAVKKAVQCGNVEDAIEKVNDLNPEILDTNPQLFFHLQQQRLIELIRNGKVAEALEFAQEELAPRGEENDILQQSFLEELERTVSLLAFEDVNNCPVAELLDISQRLKTASEVNAAILTSQSHEKDPKLPSLLKMLIWAQNQLDEKAAYPRINDISTATLEDPGV from the exons ATGTCATTGCTCTGGTTTGTACTTGGCCAACTCGCTGAGATTGAATCCATG GGTAGTTCGAAGAAAATTATAACAAAAGAAGAGTGGGAGAAAAAGCTCAATGATGTAAAGATTAGGAAAGAAGACATGAATAAATTGGTAATGAACTTCCTGGTGACTGAGGGTTATGTTGATGCAGCTGAGAAATTCCGAAAGGAATCTGGGACAGAAC CTGACATTGATTTGGCAACTATAACTGATCGGATGGCAGTTAAGAAGGCAGTGCAGTGTGGTAATGTGGAGGATGCAATTGAAAAGGTTAATGATTTGAACCCTGAG ATATTGGATACAAATCCCCAGCTCTTTTTTCATCTTCAACAACAAAGGTTGATAGAATTGATCAGAAATGGAAAAGTCGCTGAAGCTTTAGAATTTGCTCAGGAGGAACTTGCTCCAAGAGGAGAGGAAAAT GACATTTTGCAGcaaagctttttggaagagttgGAGAGGACTGTTTCCCTATTAGCTTTTGAAGATGTGAATAACTGCCCTGTTGCTGAGCTTCTGGATATATCCCAGCGCCTTAAGACCGCAAGTGAAGTGAATGCAGCAATCCTTACCAGCCAAAGCCATGAAAAAG ATCCCAAGCTCCCAAGTTTGTTAAAGATGCTGATCTGGGCACAAAACCAACTTGATGAGAAGGCTGCTTATCCTCGCATAAATGATATATCTACTGCCACCCTTGAAGATCCCGGTGTTTGA
- the LOC113725951 gene encoding protein GID8 homolog isoform X3: protein MSCCFLDLFAVQLLLECLIKGSSKKIITKEEWEKKLNDVKIRKEDMNKLVMNFLVTEGYVDAAEKFRKESGTEPDIDLATITDRMAVKKAVQCGNVEDAIEKVNDLNPEILDTNPQLFFHLQQQRLIELIRNGKVAEALEFAQEELAPRGEENQSFLEELERTVSLLAFEDVNNCPVAELLDISQRLKTASEVNAAILTSQSHEKDPKLPSLLKMLIWAQNQLDEKAAYPRINDISTATLEDPGV, encoded by the exons ATGAGTTGTTGTTTTCTTGATCTTTTTGCTGTTCAATTGTTGCTGGAATGTCTGATTAAG GGTAGTTCGAAGAAAATTATAACAAAAGAAGAGTGGGAGAAAAAGCTCAATGATGTAAAGATTAGGAAAGAAGACATGAATAAATTGGTAATGAACTTCCTGGTGACTGAGGGTTATGTTGATGCAGCTGAGAAATTCCGAAAGGAATCTGGGACAGAAC CTGACATTGATTTGGCAACTATAACTGATCGGATGGCAGTTAAGAAGGCAGTGCAGTGTGGTAATGTGGAGGATGCAATTGAAAAGGTTAATGATTTGAACCCTGAG ATATTGGATACAAATCCCCAGCTCTTTTTTCATCTTCAACAACAAAGGTTGATAGAATTGATCAGAAATGGAAAAGTCGCTGAAGCTTTAGAATTTGCTCAGGAGGAACTTGCTCCAAGAGGAGAGGAAAAT caaagctttttggaagagttgGAGAGGACTGTTTCCCTATTAGCTTTTGAAGATGTGAATAACTGCCCTGTTGCTGAGCTTCTGGATATATCCCAGCGCCTTAAGACCGCAAGTGAAGTGAATGCAGCAATCCTTACCAGCCAAAGCCATGAAAAAG ATCCCAAGCTCCCAAGTTTGTTAAAGATGCTGATCTGGGCACAAAACCAACTTGATGAGAAGGCTGCTTATCCTCGCATAAATGATATATCTACTGCCACCCTTGAAGATCCCGGTGTTTGA
- the LOC113725951 gene encoding protein GID8 homolog isoform X1 gives MSCCFLDLFAVQLLLECLIKGSSKKIITKEEWEKKLNDVKIRKEDMNKLVMNFLVTEGYVDAAEKFRKESGTEPDIDLATITDRMAVKKAVQCGNVEDAIEKVNDLNPEILDTNPQLFFHLQQQRLIELIRNGKVAEALEFAQEELAPRGEENDILQQSFLEELERTVSLLAFEDVNNCPVAELLDISQRLKTASEVNAAILTSQSHEKDPKLPSLLKMLIWAQNQLDEKAAYPRINDISTATLEDPGV, from the exons ATGAGTTGTTGTTTTCTTGATCTTTTTGCTGTTCAATTGTTGCTGGAATGTCTGATTAAG GGTAGTTCGAAGAAAATTATAACAAAAGAAGAGTGGGAGAAAAAGCTCAATGATGTAAAGATTAGGAAAGAAGACATGAATAAATTGGTAATGAACTTCCTGGTGACTGAGGGTTATGTTGATGCAGCTGAGAAATTCCGAAAGGAATCTGGGACAGAAC CTGACATTGATTTGGCAACTATAACTGATCGGATGGCAGTTAAGAAGGCAGTGCAGTGTGGTAATGTGGAGGATGCAATTGAAAAGGTTAATGATTTGAACCCTGAG ATATTGGATACAAATCCCCAGCTCTTTTTTCATCTTCAACAACAAAGGTTGATAGAATTGATCAGAAATGGAAAAGTCGCTGAAGCTTTAGAATTTGCTCAGGAGGAACTTGCTCCAAGAGGAGAGGAAAAT GACATTTTGCAGcaaagctttttggaagagttgGAGAGGACTGTTTCCCTATTAGCTTTTGAAGATGTGAATAACTGCCCTGTTGCTGAGCTTCTGGATATATCCCAGCGCCTTAAGACCGCAAGTGAAGTGAATGCAGCAATCCTTACCAGCCAAAGCCATGAAAAAG ATCCCAAGCTCCCAAGTTTGTTAAAGATGCTGATCTGGGCACAAAACCAACTTGATGAGAAGGCTGCTTATCCTCGCATAAATGATATATCTACTGCCACCCTTGAAGATCCCGGTGTTTGA